In one window of Gossypium arboreum isolate Shixiya-1 chromosome 4, ASM2569848v2, whole genome shotgun sequence DNA:
- the LOC108456177 gene encoding protein PELPK1-like, whose product MASHRLPFFVLPFLFVTLSLMSSNTVLVGARRLLETSMPSFPKVELPNPELPEIPKPEIPKMPELPKVPELPKPELPKIPEFLKVPELPKPELPKVPEFPKVPKLPKPEFPKVPEMKKPEKVKVPQSSKPELPKVPEMPKAPTLSKFEAPKIPELPKPELPKVPEVPKPELPKAPELPKVPELPTLELPKVPEVPKPELPKAPELPKIPELTKSELPKIPEVPKPELAKVPEVPKLELPKVPELPKPEEPKIQELPKPEIPKLPNLLKPETPKQGLP is encoded by the coding sequence ATGGCTTCCCATCGTTTGCCTTTCTTTGTGCTACCGTTTTTATTCGTCACTTTGTCATTGATGAGCAGCAACACAGTCTTGGTTGGTGCTCGGCGTCTTTTGGAGACATCTATGCCGTCCTTCCCAAAGGTTGAACTTCCAAATCCTGAATTGCCAGAAATTCCAAAACCCGAAATACCTAAAATGCCTGAGTTGCCTAAAGTTCCGGAGTTGCCAAAACCTGAATTGCCTAAGATTCCCGAGTTTCTGAAAGTGCCAGAGTTGCCAAAACCTGAATTACCTAAGGTTCCTGAGTTTCCAAAAGTGCCAAAGTTGCCAAAGCCTGAATTTCCTAAGGTTCCCGAGATGAAAAAACCTGAAAAAGTCAAAGTTCCACAGTCATCAAAGCCAGAATTACCTAAAGTTCCTGAGATGCCCAAAGCTCCTACATTGTCAAAATTTGAAGCACCAAAAATTCCCGAGTTACCAAAGCCAGAGTTGCCTAAAGTTCCCGAGGTGCCCAAGCCTGAATTACCCAAGGCTCCCGAGTTGCCAAAAGTTCCAGAGTTACCGACGTTGGAATTGCCTAAAGTTCCAGAGGTGCCTAAGCCTGAATTGCCCAAAGCTCCTGAATTACCAAAAATTCCCGAGTTAACAAAATCAGAATTGCCTAAAATTCCTGAGGTACCGAAACCAGAATTGGCCAAAGTTCCTGAGGTACCAAAACTTGAATTACCAAAAGTTCCCGAATTGCCAAAACCGGAAGAACCCAAAATTCaagagctacccaaaccagaaaTACCTAAATTACCCAACCTACTAAAGCCGGAAACACCTAAACAAGGACTGCCCTAA
- the LOC108455971 gene encoding protein PELPK1-like, protein MAYHRFPFFVLPFLLITLSSMSSNIVLVGARHLLETSVPEIPKPELPEIPSFPKAELPKPELPEIPKPEIPKMPELPKPELPKVPELPKPELPEVPKFPKVPELPKPELPKVPEFPKVPELPKPEFPKIPELKKPKEVKVPEMPNAPKLSKSEAPKVPELPKPEFPKVPEVPKPELPKAPELPKPELPKVPELPKPELPKVPEVPKPELPKVPEVPKLELPKAPEVPKPELPKAPELPKLESPKVPELSKPELPKVPEVPKQKLPKAPELPKIPEVPKPELPKATELPKPELPKVPEVPKPELPKAPKLPKPQLPKIPELTKPELPKVPEVPKPELPKTPELPKPELPKVPELPSMPKPEEPKVPELPKPELPKLPNLPKPETPKQELP, encoded by the coding sequence ATGGCTTATCATCGTTTCCCTTTCTTTGTGTTACCCTTTTTATTAATCACTTTGTCATCGATGAGTAGCAACATAGTCTTGGTTGGTGCTCGGCATCTTTTGGAGACATCTGTGCCAGAGATTCCTAAACCCGAGTTGCCTGAGATACCGTCCTTCCCAAAGGCTGAACTTCCAAAGCCTGAATTGCCGGAAATCCCGAAACCTGAAATACCTAAAATGCCTGAGTTGCCAAAACCTGAATTGCCTAAAGTTCCGGAGTTGCCAAAGCCCGAATTGCCTGAGGTTCCCAAGTTTCCGAAAGTTCCAGAATTGCCAAAACCAGAATTACCCAAGGTTCCTGAGTTTCCGAAAGTTCCAGAGTTGCCAAAGCCTGAATTTCCTAAGATTCCCGAGTTGAAAAAACCTAAAGAAGTCAAAGTTCCAGAGATGCCCAATGCTCCTAAATTGTCAAAATCTGAAGCACCAAAAGTTCCGGAGTTACCAAAGCCAGAATTTCCTAAAGTTCCTGAAGTGCCCAAGCCTGAATTACCCAAAGCTCCTGAGTTGCCAAAACCTGAATTACCAAAAGTTCCTGAGTTACCAAAGCCAGAATTGCCTAAAGTTCCTGAGGTGCCTAAGCCAGAATTGCCTAAAGTTCCTGAGGTGCCTAAGTTGGAATTGCCCAAAGCTCCTGAAGTGCCCAAGCCTGAATTACCCAAAGCTCCCGAGTTGCCAAAGCTTGAATCACCAAAAGTTCCTGAGTTATCAAAGCCAGAATTGCCTAAAGTTCCTGAGGTGCCTAAGCAGAAATTGCCCAAAGCTCCTGAATTGCCAAAAATTCCTGAGGTACCAAAACCAGAATTGCCCAAAGCGACTGAGCTGCCAAAACCTGAATTACCAAAAGTTCCTGAGGTGCCTAAGCCAGAATTGCCAAAAGCTCCTAAATTACCAAAACCTCAATTACCTAAAATTCCCGAGTTAACAAAACCAGAATTGCCTAAAGTTCCAGAGGTACCGAAACCAGAATTGCCCAAAACTCCTGAGTTGCCAAAACCTGAATTACCTAAAGTTCCTGAATTGCCTAGCATGCCAAAACCCGAAGAACCTAAAGTTCcagagctacccaaaccagaacTACCTAAGTTACCCAATCTACCAAAGCCGGAAACACCTAAACAAGAACTGCCTTAA